The window GCCGGGGCAGCACGACCGGGGGACCTATGTGGACGTGGCGCGGGTGACCGACGCTGTCGGGCAGGGAGGACGAGATGCATAGACCGAACGCCGACGCCGACTCAAGGGAGGCGGGGACTAGCGCGGGACGATGGGGCGAAGCGGGCGAGGGAGGCGGGCCGGGCGATCGCCGACCCGGTACGACGATGTGGGCCGTGTTCGCGGAGGCCGTTAAGTTTCCCGATGCGCAGCGGTGCGACGACATCTGCAGCGGTCGGTTCGTCGAAGACTTGCGTTCTGCCTTAGGGCAATGGGATCCGTTCGTCCTGACCGCGGTCGATTGGGACGCGCTCGCGAAAGCCGGACGCGCAGACGCCCTGCCGGTCGACTACACGAGTCTTTTCGACGGCGGCGCCGGGGGGCGCTGCCCGCTGAACGGCGGGCCACTGCACCGCGTGCCGATGGCGGCCATGGAGGAAGTGGTCCGCTTCTACGCCCATTTCGGGATGACGTTGGCCGAAGATGCGCCGGAGACGCCCGACCACCTCAGCGTGGAGCTGGAGTTCGTCGCGTGCCTGGCCTACGGAGAGGCTGATCTCGAAGCCCGTGGCGAAAGCGGCATGCACTACGCCCGCGCGCGCCGGGATTTCATCGCCCGCCATCCACTGCGCACGGTGTCGCATGCGTGTCGGCAGCTTGCCGATGTTTCTGCGGCGCCGTTTTACGGGGCCTTGCTGACCTTGCTCGACCGCTGCCTGAGGACGGACCTGGACCGTCTCGAGGCCGTTCACGGGACCGCCACCATAGGCTGATCCCGCATTGGCTCCTCCCGGCTAGGTGCTCTACTTTTGGTGTGAATGGTTCAACTATTGTTGACTGACTTGACGCTATTTTGTATCGTGGGCCAACACTAGATCGAGGAGGTAGCACGTCCATGGCTTTCCCGCGAAACAAGGCGGCAATCGTCGGTTTGGGGGTGACGGAGTTTTCGAAGAACTCTGGTCGTAGCGAGATGCAACTCGCGGTCGAGGCAGTCGCGGCGGCGCTATCCGATGCCGGGATCGAGCCCGGCGAGGTGGGCGGGCTGTGCACGTTTACGATGGACAACAATTCGGAGAACGAGGTCTTCCGCAACATCGGCGGCAAAGATCTGACGTTCTTCAGCCGCATCAACTACGGCGGAGGCGGCGCCTGCGCACCGCTGTTGCAGGCCGCGATGGCGGTGTCGTCGGGTGTGGCCGACGTGGTCGTCTGTTACCGCGCGATGAACGAGCGTTCGGGGCAGCGTTTTGGCAGTCCGACGAAATCGCTGCCGCTGCCGGAGTCGGAGTTGCATCTGAGCGCCTTCACGTCGCTGCATGGCCTGCAGACCGGTGCGGCGAAACTGGCCATCGCGATGCGGCGCTACATGCACGAGACGGGCGCGACGAGCGAGAACTTCGCGGACTACGCGGTCGCGATCCGCCGCCACGCCGCAACGAACCCGAATGCGTTCTTCTACGGAAAGCCGATCACCCGTGACGATTACCTGAACTCCCGCATGATCGCAGACCCGTTCCGGCTGCTCGACTGCTGCCAGGAGAGCGACGGGGCGGTTGCGGTCGTAGTGACGAGCGCCGAGCGTGCGGCCTCGCTGAGGCAGAAGCCCGTCTTCATCCGCGCCGCCGCGCAAGGCGCGCCCTTCGGCGTCATGGGGCTGGCGTCGTACTACAAGTCGGACATCGTGCCGCGGCAGGAATGCGAGCTGGTGGCAAGGCAGCTCTACAAGATGGCCGATCTGAAGCCGCAGGACATCCAGGTCGCGATCCTTTACGACCACTTCGGCCCTGCCGTTCTTCCGGCCCTGGAAGGCTACGGCTTCTGCGCGAAGGGCGAAGCCAAGGATTTCATCAAGAACGGCAACATCGAGATCGACGGGGGACTACCGGTCAATACGCACGGGGGGCAACTCGGCGAGGCCTACATTCACGGCATGAACGGCATCGCCGAGGGGGTGCGGCAGATCCGGGGCGTCGCCGTCAACCAGGTCGAATGCGTCGAGAACGTGCTCGTGACAGCCGGTACGGGCCTTCCGACGAGCGGACTCATCCTCGGGGCGTGATCCGCGGGGCCGGCGGCCCGACGCCCTTTCGTACTCGCGGTTCGAATACCCGATAGAACACAGCCGGCGGAACCCCGACCGGAGGAGACAGGCAGATGAGTGTGGAAAGATCCCCGCTACCGAACATGGTTGTTTCTGTCGGTATGGTCGTGGCGCTGATGATGGCAACCGGCATTCTGTGGATGCCATCCATCCTCGGCGTCATGAAAGGCGTGTTTCAGATCGACGCCCGGGAGGTGGGGCGACTCGCCTCTGCAGAGGCCGGGGCGTTTCTCGTCGCGACGATTTACGCCAGCGGTAAACCGCTAGCCGCACTGAAGCGCCTTGCCCTGATCGGCTGCGCGCTGCTGATGGGCGCGAATATCGCGCTGGTGCTCGCGCGCGACGTCGTTCCACTCATGCCCATGCGGGTGCTGGCGGGGTTCGGTACCGGCGTTGGCGCCTCGTTGGTCATGAAGGTGTGTGCGATGTCGGCAACCCCAACGCGCTTCTTCGGGATCTACTCGGCATCGTTTTCGGTGGTAATGATCCTGGGATTCCAGTTCATCGGGCACTTGGTGTCCGCCTGGGCGGGCGAGGCGAGCAGTGTCGACGGTCTGATTCGTGTTGCAACGGCCGTCTGGGGCGTGCATGCCGCGCTTGCGGCGCTGGCGTCGTTGCTGCTGATCATTGGGATGCGAGGTGTCGCGCGGGAGCCGAGCGCTGGAGCCGCCCGCGATTCGGCTGGTCAGGCAATCGGTGTGCAGGCGGCGATCGGTCTGTCAGCAATCGCACTGTTCTTCCTTGCCCGTGGCAACGTCTGGCCTTTTCTCCAGGTCATGGGTGGTAGCCACGGGTTTGCTGTGACGGGGGTTGCCAATGCGCTTTCGATGTTCGCCGTCTTCGGCGTGCTCGGCAGTCTGGCGGCGGCCGCGATTCCACCTGCCGTCGCGCGATCGTATGCGATCGGCGTCGCGGTGCTGGCGCTTTTCGGCGGCTTGTATGCGCTGTACGCGCCCGCCTCGCTCCTCTGGTACACCATCGGTTGCGCGATCGGCGGCTTCTTCTGGAACTTCGTTTTCGCGCTGGGGCTTGGTCTGTTGGCACGCATCGATGCGACCGGGCGCGCGTGCGTTCTCGGCATGACCGTATCGAGCGCCGGCAGCGCGGCGGGCCCCTATCTGGCCGGCATGTTGATCGAAGGTAGCGGCTACCAGTCCGTCGCTTGGCTTGCCGGTGGGCTGTGTGCGGCCGGCTTCATTGGCGTCGCCCTGGCCGAAACGCGTCGCGTGCCTGTGGAAGCCGGGACCGCTGCGTGATGTTCACGCACGCCGCGCGCCCTCGGGGTTAGTCCCAGGGTACGCGCGGCCGGGCGCCCTGGTTCCGCGTCTCCATTTCCGTATTGCAGGAGTTTCGCCCGGTCGCCGTGCGGCCGGGTGCGAGCCGTCGTGTAACCCGACCCCGCCTTGATTCGTGCAGCCGGCAGGCGATCGCCGCTTGACCGTCGACGTTCGAAGCGATATATTTTTATGAAGGTTGAACCATTGTGAAAGTGAATGGCGGGATAGTTCTGTCGCGGAACGTGGCAGGGGATAACTCAAGCGGGTTTAAGGAGACGTTGATGAACGAGGCGATGCACGCGGTCAGGGAAATTTGCTCCACCATCATCAAGAAGGTCGATCGGCCCTACGTGCTCGAGAGCGCCAAAAAGCGCGAGCGGCCGGAGAAGCTGTGGCGCCTGTGGGCCGACACCGGCCTTCTCGCGATCGGCCTGCCCGAGGAATACGGCGGGGTCGGCGGGAAGATGAGCGAAGTGGTGCTGGCGCACGATCTCCTGCATTCGGCCGGCCTGTTCCTGCCGCTGACGATCCCGAACTACATGGTGCGCTTCCCGCTGCTGAAGCACGGCACCGAGGAGCAGAAACGGCGGTACCTGCCGCCCACGGCGACGGGGGAGGAATTCTTCGCCTTCGCGATCACCGAACCGGATTCCGGCACCAACACGTTCAAGATTCGGACAAACGCGAAGCGCCAGCCGAGCGGCGACTACCTCCTGAACGGCCAGAAGATGTACATCACGGGTTGGGATGAGGCCGGTCATGCGATGGTCGTGGCGCGCACCGCGCCGCGCGACCCCAATAACCGCACCGAGGGGCTGTCGCTGTTCATCGTCGATACGAAATCGAAGGGCATCAGCACGACCTTGATGGACATCGCGGTCTATATGCCGGATCGGAACTTCATCGTGAACTTTGACGACGTCGTCGTCCCGGCCGAGAATCTCCTCGGCGTCGAGGGGCGCGGCATCGATGCGCTGTTCGACTGCCTGAACCCCGAGCGTCTGCTCGCCGGTGGCATGAACGTGGGCCTCGCAGAGCACGTGCTGAACCGCGGGGTGGAGTACGCGAAGGTGCGTGCGCCGTTTGACGTGCCGATCGGCGCCTACCAGTCCGTCGCCCATCCGATGGCGATTGCCAAGACGCGCATCGATGCCGCCCGCCTGATGTTGTATTCCGCAGCGGAGAAGTACGACGCCGGCGAGAAGATCGCACTGCAGGCCAACATGGTGAAGTGGCTGACTTCGGATGCCCTCACGCAGGCGGCGAACATCGCGGCGAACGCGCATGGCGGCATGTTCGCGGACCTGTCGACGGACCTCATCCCCTTCTACCTGCAGGCGAAGATGAGCGAGATCGCGCCGATCAACAACAGCATCATCCTCAGCTTCATCGCGCAACAGGGCCTCGGACTGCCCAAGTCCTACTGATCTGCCTCCTCGCGTGGCCGCCCCGTTGCGGGGTGGCCGGCCGTGCACGCACATTGCGCGCGACCCGACCGGGAAAAAGCCATGGAATATCGTTCGTTGTACTGGGAAGACGTGGAAGAGGGGCAGGAACTGCCGGCGATTGGTTACGAGCTCAGCCTGCTGCGGCTCGTGGCCTTCGTCCGCGCGACGGGCCTCTACGACTATGTGCATTTCGATCGCGACTACGCGCGCTTGGCCGGCGCGCGCGACGTGTTCATCGCAACGCCCCACGTCCTCGGTCTTTTCAGCCGGCTGATGACGGATTGGGCGGGCCCCGAGTCGGCGATCTGCTCGATCACGCTGAACATGCGTACGCAGAGCTGCAGCGGCGATCTCCTCATGATTACCGGCCGGGTCGCGCGCAAGTATGTTGGCGACGACGGCGAACACCTCGTCGATATCGTCGATCTGAACATGGGCCACCGGGTGGCAGCGCAGGCGGCGACGGCAAGCGCGACGATGGCGTTGCCGTCCCGCACGGGCGGTCCGGTGAAGGTGTCACGTCTTCCTGCGCCGCGGCAGACGGTCGCGGCGGATCAGGATTTGCCCGACTTTGCGAAGACGCTCATCGGCATGGTGAAGGAGGGGCCCGGCGAGCCGGCCTGGCCTCTGACCGCCGACGAGATCCATCTGTGGTGCGAGTGCCTTGAGGACTGGAATCCGTTGTACTGGGACAAGGAGTACGCGGCCCGGAGTCCGTATGGTGGCCTCATTGCGCCGCCGGCCGCGTTGTTCCACGGCGCGGGCGCCTCGGCGCAGGTTGGCGTCGGGTACCTGAAGCCGGGCGAGAAGGTGCCCGAGGCGGTGCAGCGTGGGCTGACCGGCCTGCCGCTGCTGCAGGAACTGCGAAAGGATCTGATCAGCCACATCACGCCGTTTTCGGTCCCGGGTTGCCCGGAGATCGCGGTCAGCCAGGCCCGTTCCGACTACTTCACGCCCCTGAGGCCTGGCGATACGACGTACACGCGACAGGAGGTGCTCAACTGCAGCCCCATGAAGCGGACCCGGTTGGGTGAAGGCCACTTTCTCACGTGGGTCCGGTCGGTATTCAACCAGCGCGAGGAACTGGTGCGGACCTTCACGCTGACGGGCTTCTACTATCACACCTGACTTCCGTTCTCGCAGCGACGAGTCCGACGCCGGATCGGACGCCTGCGAGGCTGCCCCACCTGCTGCAAAAAGGAGGAACTCATGGAACAGACTGCAACCCAGGACATCCCGCCGTCGAAGCGTCCGTTGCCGGTGCCGCATTCGAACCGGGATTACGACTTCTTCTATCAGGGGCTCGAGGCCGGCAAGCTGCTCGTGCAGAAATGCGACGGTTGCGGCACGGTGCGCAACCCGCCGGGGCCGATGTGCCCGCACTGCCACTCCCTGAAGTGGACGCCGATCGAATGTCGCGGCACCGGCACGGTGTATAGCTACACCGTTCACTACCATCCGCCGCTCCCGAATTTCGACTCGCCGCACGCCATTGTGCTCGCCGACATGAGCGAAGGGTTCCGGCTGATCGGCGGCTTGCAGGGGGCCCGCCCAGAGGACATCCGCATCGGCATGCCGCTCGTCGTCGGCTTCGAGCGTCGCGGCGAGGTGTCGACCTTTCATTTCCGGCTCGCATAGGTGCGGATCGCGAGAGGCAGGTGCCGGGAGGCACAGCGAATTACATCGGCGGAGGGGTAAGTGGGAATGGGATATACAGTCAGGGACAAGGCGGCGATCGTCGGCCTCGGGACGACCGAGTTCTCCAAGGACTCCGGGCGCAGCGAGATGCAACTCGCGGTCGAGTCGGTCCTGGCGGCGCTGGCCGATGCCGGCATCGAGCCGGGCGAGGTCGATGGCCTGTGCACCTACATGATGGACAACAGTTCCGAGATCGATGTCTTCCGCAACATCGGCGGCCGTAACCTCAAGGTTTTCAGCCGCATCAGCTATGGCGGCGGTGGCGCGTGCGCCCCAGTGCAACAGGCGATGATGGCGGTCGCGACAGGCGTGGCCGAAGTCGTGGTGTGCTACCGGGCGATGAATGAGCGCTCGGGGATGCGTTTCGGCCAGCCGATGGTCCGGTCCTCGCCCGAAAGCGAAATGATGCTGAAGGCGCTACATTCGCTGCAGGGCCTGCAGACGGCCGCGGCGATGATGGCGCTGCCGATGCGCCGGTACATGCACGAGACCGGGGCTAGCGCGGAAGACTTCGCGAACTATTCGATCGTTGCGCGCCGACACGCCGCGACCAATCCGAATGCGTTCTTCTACGGCAAGCCGATCACCCTCGACGACTACATGAACTCGCGGATGATTGCCGACCCTTTTCGCCTGCTCGACTGCTGCCAGGAAAGCGATGGGGCTGTGGCCGTCGTCGTCACTAACGCCGAGCGGGCGCGCGGCCTCAGGCAGAAACCGGTTTACATCCGCGCCGCGGCGCAGGGTGCGCCGGTCGGAACGTTGCTCTGTACGAGCTATTACAAGCCGGACATCGTTCCGCGCGAGGAATGCCAGCTCGTTGCGGACCAGCTCTACACGATGGCCGACTTGACGCCCGGCGACATCGACGTCGCGATCATCTACGATCACTTCGGACCGACCGTCCTGCCCTCGCTCGAGGGCTATGGTTTCTGCGAGCCGGGCGAAGCGAAGGACTTCATCAAGGGCGGGAACATCGAGCTTGGCGGGAGCCTGCCGGTGAACACGCACGGCGGCCAACTCGGCGAGGCCTAC is drawn from Azoarcus sp. DN11 and contains these coding sequences:
- a CDS encoding MaoC family dehydratase N-terminal domain-containing protein; translated protein: MEYRSLYWEDVEEGQELPAIGYELSLLRLVAFVRATGLYDYVHFDRDYARLAGARDVFIATPHVLGLFSRLMTDWAGPESAICSITLNMRTQSCSGDLLMITGRVARKYVGDDGEHLVDIVDLNMGHRVAAQAATASATMALPSRTGGPVKVSRLPAPRQTVAADQDLPDFAKTLIGMVKEGPGEPAWPLTADEIHLWCECLEDWNPLYWDKEYAARSPYGGLIAPPAALFHGAGASAQVGVGYLKPGEKVPEAVQRGLTGLPLLQELRKDLISHITPFSVPGCPEIAVSQARSDYFTPLRPGDTTYTRQEVLNCSPMKRTRLGEGHFLTWVRSVFNQREELVRTFTLTGFYYHT
- a CDS encoding lipid-transfer protein — its product is MGYTVRDKAAIVGLGTTEFSKDSGRSEMQLAVESVLAALADAGIEPGEVDGLCTYMMDNSSEIDVFRNIGGRNLKVFSRISYGGGGACAPVQQAMMAVATGVAEVVVCYRAMNERSGMRFGQPMVRSSPESEMMLKALHSLQGLQTAAAMMALPMRRYMHETGASAEDFANYSIVARRHAATNPNAFFYGKPITLDDYMNSRMIADPFRLLDCCQESDGAVAVVVTNAERARGLRQKPVYIRAAAQGAPVGTLLCTSYYKPDIVPREECQLVADQLYTMADLTPGDIDVAIIYDHFGPTVLPSLEGYGFCEPGEAKDFIKGGNIELGGSLPVNTHGGQLGEAYIHGMNGIAEGIRQLRGTAVNQVRGAEHVLVTAGTGVPTSGLILGL
- a CDS encoding molecular chaperone TorD family protein; the encoded protein is MWAVFAEAVKFPDAQRCDDICSGRFVEDLRSALGQWDPFVLTAVDWDALAKAGRADALPVDYTSLFDGGAGGRCPLNGGPLHRVPMAAMEEVVRFYAHFGMTLAEDAPETPDHLSVELEFVACLAYGEADLEARGESGMHYARARRDFIARHPLRTVSHACRQLADVSAAPFYGALLTLLDRCLRTDLDRLEAVHGTATIG
- a CDS encoding lipid-transfer protein; the protein is MAFPRNKAAIVGLGVTEFSKNSGRSEMQLAVEAVAAALSDAGIEPGEVGGLCTFTMDNNSENEVFRNIGGKDLTFFSRINYGGGGACAPLLQAAMAVSSGVADVVVCYRAMNERSGQRFGSPTKSLPLPESELHLSAFTSLHGLQTGAAKLAIAMRRYMHETGATSENFADYAVAIRRHAATNPNAFFYGKPITRDDYLNSRMIADPFRLLDCCQESDGAVAVVVTSAERAASLRQKPVFIRAAAQGAPFGVMGLASYYKSDIVPRQECELVARQLYKMADLKPQDIQVAILYDHFGPAVLPALEGYGFCAKGEAKDFIKNGNIEIDGGLPVNTHGGQLGEAYIHGMNGIAEGVRQIRGVAVNQVECVENVLVTAGTGLPTSGLILGA
- a CDS encoding OB-fold domain-containing protein, encoding MEQTATQDIPPSKRPLPVPHSNRDYDFFYQGLEAGKLLVQKCDGCGTVRNPPGPMCPHCHSLKWTPIECRGTGTVYSYTVHYHPPLPNFDSPHAIVLADMSEGFRLIGGLQGARPEDIRIGMPLVVGFERRGEVSTFHFRLA
- a CDS encoding acyl-CoA dehydrogenase family protein, translating into MNEAMHAVREICSTIIKKVDRPYVLESAKKRERPEKLWRLWADTGLLAIGLPEEYGGVGGKMSEVVLAHDLLHSAGLFLPLTIPNYMVRFPLLKHGTEEQKRRYLPPTATGEEFFAFAITEPDSGTNTFKIRTNAKRQPSGDYLLNGQKMYITGWDEAGHAMVVARTAPRDPNNRTEGLSLFIVDTKSKGISTTLMDIAVYMPDRNFIVNFDDVVVPAENLLGVEGRGIDALFDCLNPERLLAGGMNVGLAEHVLNRGVEYAKVRAPFDVPIGAYQSVAHPMAIAKTRIDAARLMLYSAAEKYDAGEKIALQANMVKWLTSDALTQAANIAANAHGGMFADLSTDLIPFYLQAKMSEIAPINNSIILSFIAQQGLGLPKSY